The segment AGGCCTTGGGCAGAATCTTTCAGGCTGACTTGGGCTTTGGCCTCCTGGGTGAATTCCTTATGGTGCTGGCAGAGAACGTCTGTCATGAAGACAGAGATGCCATCCTTCAGATCTTAGAGAGCCTTTCGGGCACCAAGCGCTTCGGGTTAAACGTGGATCTTCTGAGCGAgtcagagaaggaaagcagcagggattTGTTTAGGAAGCTGTGGAGCATGACCAGGAATGACTGGACTGCTGGCcatcccagcagcccagctggctgtgaACCGGAGAGGGAAGCCCACCTCACGGACACCAGCTTGCAAAAGGAAGCTGAGCAGGAAAGGATGGTGATAGATCTGATGAAACATTACCAGGCCAACTGAAGGAGCAGAAGTACCCGGGTCGTGCAGAAACAGAGTGCAAAAGAGGCTCAGAGCTCGACTTTGGCATCACTGTGCAGGACAGATAAATTGAATACATTTCTCTGTACCTGGGACCACCCAGAGTTATAGTTTTGCACAAATAAAGGTTAATTACCGAGAGGACTGTGTTGTGAGAATCTCTTAGATGAGGAGAGCaactgagggaaagaaaaaagttggcTGCTAGTTCTGaaggacaaaaccaaaccccacatAGTCCCTTCCCTTTTTCATCTCTGTCCATTGTCACTCAGAGGGTTTAGGAATCTAATCAATGACGCTTTGTGTTTAACCATGCAGGCACTGAAGGCAGAATGGGCTGATGGGGGTGGAAATGCTGTGCAAGGTGGTGTATCTGGGATTGGTCCAACCAGCTATTttattatagaatcatagaatcatttaggttggaaaagacctgtgaGATCTCCAAGTCTGaccgttaacccagcacagccaagtccatcactaaaccgtgtccccaGGCACCACGTCTCTGTGGTTTTTAAAGACCCGCAGGGATGGTgtccccaccacctccctgggcagccggTTCCGGTGCTCggccacccttttggtgaagaaatgtttcccgACACCCAACCTaaccctcccctggcacaacctgaggctgCTCCCTCTCGTCCTGTcccttgttacctgggagcagagaccgcccccccctgcctacagccccctgccaggcagctgtagggagcgatcgggtcccccctgagccccctcctctccaggccgaacccccccagctcccccagccgccccccatcaGACTGGTGCCCCGGCCCCTTCCCCGGCTCCGTGCCTGTCCCTGGACACATTCCATcccctctacatccctcttgagGTGAGGGGCCtaaaactgaacccaggattcgaGGTGTAGCTACACCAGTGCTGAGCgcagggggacgatcactgccctgctcctgctggccacagtttCTGCTATAAGCCGGGACgctgttggccgccttggccacctgggcacactgctggctcatgttcagccggccatcagccagcacccccagggccttccctgctgggcagctttccagctgctcttctgcaaGCCCGTGGTGTTGCATaggttgttgtgacccaggtgcaggtAATTctccctgttgaacctcatacactTGGCCTTAGCCCAtgggtccagcctgcccagcaccctcTGCGGAGCCTCCTGACCCCCAGCACATCAACAGTACCCTGCAGCTTGGCATCCTCTGCAAACTCCTATTCCTCTTCAAACCGCAGGGCACAGGGTAAACCTCAGAGATCCTGCCACCTCGTTGTCCTGTGATCTTGGACACTATGTATTTTTCCGAAATTCCACATAAGCTGGAATTTAGAAGGATCTGACAGGCATCAGTCCAACAAAGAGACTCTCCAGAGCTGCCTAATACTGTGTCTAAATTGAGTTGCACTCCTGTTCTGGCTGCAGACCAGAGAGGCCCTCAcagggcacagctcagcacctgcCCACCAAGCTCCGTTGCACTTCTGGTCTGGGAGGATCCCGGAGCTGAGCAGCCTGCTGTATGTTACATTGCCCAGACTGCCTTGAAGCCAGCTCAGGAACAACTGTCAGGTCCATTTTGTTCCAAAAGCCATCCAGTGGAGCATAAGGTAGAGTGACCCTGGCAGGTTATAACCATCCCTCTCCCACCTTCTCTGTAGAAACCACGAGCCACCTAATTGCAGGCTTCAGCTTCATCTCTAAGGTCTGGCACTTGAATGTTGGGCTTTGCGGCACTGATCTTGGGAACATCTGTGTCCATGCAACCTGCTGTGGGTGCCATTCCTCTTGTCTTTGCCTGACACCTGAAAGCCTGAGGGCTAGCAGAAAGCTGGGAGCTGAAGTCTTACACAAAACAAGAAGATCCTGGAGTTCTCCAAGGTCAGGACTGGGGACGTTGATGCAGGGACAGACCCAGCACAACAGTTACAGCTCTGGTGGGAACAGGCAGAGTGCTTTCAGCAGCCCTGAGGATCAGGGCTTGCGCTCACAAGGATGGGAGCAACTTGCTGCATCCCCATCACATGGGGAAAGGCAAAATCCCCAAGGTTTGGGGAGAAGAGTCAGGAGAAATGAAGTACAGGAGAGGTTGTGTGAACACTTATGCGAGGATGGGCAGTTAGACCAGCTGGGATCAGTTTCCCAAGCAGTCAGGTCACGGTCTGACCTGAGTGTCTGCTCATCAAGTGCCAATAGCTGAGCTGAAGGTCTGGCCAGAGTCAGTAGGGAGCACATAGATCACCTTCACCCTAGGAAAGATGCATTTAAGGCCTCCAGGGTTGGTTCCACCATCAGCCCAGGTGGGGTGATATGAGCAAAAAGCCTTGCTTGATCATTCAAGAGAGGGAGAGTCTCAAACATTACCTGTGTGGAGGGGCTTCAGCACATAGACCCTTGTAAAGCCAGTGGGGAGGATGTAAAACCAAATACCATGTTTGAAGCCTCTTCTTCCAGGCTACGGAGGTCAGTTGCCATCAAAGGAGGGTCTTCTCTGGGTTCATTGCACTTAGGGGGGTCAGAGCAATAATTAACATTTGCTGCACGTGAGTCTTTCAAGAAGATGGTGGCAGTTCTATTATTCCCACCACGCTTCCCATCACTGCCTTTTCCCCCCGCGGCTGTGCTGCACAAACGACCTGCCCGCTCGTTGTCAAGGACACGGACAACAATACTCTAGAGCTGCCGGGAGACAGGAGAGGTTCTAGAGTCTGTATCCtagggcacagcctgccccgggGTGCAGCAGGGCGCTCCCGGCAGACGTTTGGCTGGGGTGGGATATTTCAGCAGCTGGTTGATCCCTGCTGTCGGCCACGTGTGCCACAGGCTGGGGGACTGTTTGCAGAGCCCGTCTCTGGCGAGTGAGCTGGTGTGTGCATAGTCCCTGCCCAGCACGGGCGCTGCTAGCGTGGGTTCTGGCTCTCTCCGCTGAGGACACAGAGGCTGGGTTAGTCCTGCTGACTGCAGAGAGCACACAGTGCGATGGGGACACGGCTGCTGGGAGCCacctttctcctctgcctggTAGATGTTCTCCACGCCTTTGCAATTGAAGAGAAAGGAGATGTGTTCAAGCGGATGGCTTGTCCTGCTTTCCTGATGTTCGACAATGCCGCGTACCTGGCTGACATGACCTTTGAGCTCCCTTGCAACTGCAAGCCTGAAGAGGTCTCTTCCGTCATCTGGTACTTCCAGAAGAACATGGGCAGCCACAAAACCACTGTCCTGACAGACTTTGCTGGCACCATGGTGGTCGACTCGGGCCATATCCACCCGGGCAGCAGCGTGCTGAAGCGTTTTAGTATCCGGATGTTCAGCCTCATCGTCTTCCGAGCCCAGGTGACGGACTCGGGACACTACCTGTGCGGCACTAAGAAAGGGGACTACTTTTATGGCTATGATGTGGATGTGCAGCCCACCAAGCACGTCACAGTGGCTTTTTTGGACAGAGGCCAGCATGTCCAGGACGACTACACAGGTCAGATCTTCAGCCTCTTCACCACCTTCTGGGACTGGACCAGATGCGACCGCTGTGGGGTGAGAGGTGAGCAGCGGCGGATCGGACTCTGTTACGTGCGGAGCGCCCAGCTGCACCCCCGATACCGCACCGCTGTGCCCAATGTCACATCCTGTGGCTCAAGCGCTGTCCCCGCACATTTCCAGCACCCTGACCACCTCCGGAAACCTGAGGTGGCCATCCGGAGCTGCCTGATCCCTTGCCTGAAGAAGGAAGTCCCCGAGGAAGGCGTGCAGGTCATCTCCAATGTCATTTCCAAACTGGGCGAGAAGCCCTGGCTGCCCCGCATCCCCATGCAGTTTCACCAGCAGTCCATTGGAAGTGACCTGATCATCATGTGCCCCGGAGCCCGGCCTGAGCATGCTGTGGCGTGGGACAAGGACTCTGTCAGGCTCTACCGCCCCCGCTATCTCATCAGTGTCAACAAGAGCATGAGGGTCTTCATCGACCACGGAAACCACCTGCACATCCAGCGACTCCGGGTCAGCGATAGAGGCACCTACTTCTGCTGGCGGGAGGGCGAGATGGTGGCTGGCTTTCGGCTCAGCGTGATCCGCCAGCGCCGGCACCGGCGGACACTCACTGATCCCGAGACCATCTTTGCCATCAAGGCCATCGGCATGAGCTACACCTTCATCAGCATCATCTTCATCGTCGCCCACCTGTGCcgctgctgctggtgggtgtTCAGGTGCCCTGCCAGAGCACAGCATCTCCACCACAGCCCCCACACATCACTCTTACACCTCGGGCCATCCTCCCAGTagaaatttttaatattctggCCATTAGAAATCAAAATGCTGCCAGCACCCGTTCAGCCTCCCTTTTGGGTCAAGAGCGTGATGGTGAGGACTGGTGGGAaggctccctgtgctgcaggtgggcGC is part of the Falco naumanni isolate bFalNau1 chromosome 18, bFalNau1.pat, whole genome shotgun sequence genome and harbors:
- the FAM187A gene encoding Ig-like V-type domain-containing protein FAM187A, whose protein sequence is MGTRLLGATFLLCLVDVLHAFAIEEKGDVFKRMACPAFLMFDNAAYLADMTFELPCNCKPEEVSSVIWYFQKNMGSHKTTVLTDFAGTMVVDSGHIHPGSSVLKRFSIRMFSLIVFRAQVTDSGHYLCGTKKGDYFYGYDVDVQPTKHVTVAFLDRGQHVQDDYTGQIFSLFTTFWDWTRCDRCGVRGEQRRIGLCYVRSAQLHPRYRTAVPNVTSCGSSAVPAHFQHPDHLRKPEVAIRSCLIPCLKKEVPEEGVQVISNVISKLGEKPWLPRIPMQFHQQSIGSDLIIMCPGARPEHAVAWDKDSVRLYRPRYLISVNKSMRVFIDHGNHLHIQRLRVSDRGTYFCWREGEMVAGFRLSVIRQRRHRRTLTDPETIFAIKAIGMSYTFISIIFIVAHLCRCCWWVFRCPARAQHLHHSPHTSLLHLGPSSQ